The Candidatus Latescibacterota bacterium DNA segment TGTGCTCGAATTAATGCCTGAGGCATCGCGACACGAGAACCCTATCCTCACAAAAAAGGGTGAAGAAAGGCTTATAAGCTGGAACAACAATATACTGCGAGATTCTTCCGGAAACATCTATGCTGTTCTAAGCATCGGGATAGATATCACTGAACACCGGCGGGTGGAGAGTGAGCGAGAGAGGCTGATGCATGCCATCGAGCAGGTGAAGGAGTCCATCGTGATCACCGATGCCGAGGGCACTATCCAATACATCAACCCGATCTTCGAGCAGGTCACAGGGTATTCGAGTGAAGAGGTGATCGGCCAGAACCCACATGTTTTAAAGAGTGGCAAGCACAACGACGCCTTCTACAGTGATATGTGGGAAATGCTTGCGAGCGGCAAGACATGGCACGGGCGACTCGTCAACAAGAAGAAAGACGGGAGCCTCTTCACTGAAGACGCGACGATCTCACCTGTGCGTGACGATTCGGGCAAGACGATCAACTACGTCGCGGTCAAACGCGATATCACCGATCATATCAGACTCGAACAGCAATACCAGCAGGCCCAGAGAGTGGAATCCATCGGTCGGCTGGCCGGTGGCGTTGCACACGATCTGAACAACCTGCTCACCCCCATCCTTGGCTATGGTGAGATACTACTTGCCGATCTGGGCCCTGACGAAGCGCGCCGGGAATCTGTTGACGAGATCCTGAGCGCGGGATTCAGGGCACGTGATCTGGTACGCCAGCTCCTGGCCTTCAGCCGGAAGCAGACACTTGAGTACAAGCCTCTGGACATAAACAAAGTTATAAAGAACTTTAAAAAACTGGTGCGGCGTTCAGTCCCGGAAGATATTAATATTGAGATCATCCCGTCACCTGATATCCAGACGGTCATGGCGGACATCGGTCAGGTCGAGCAGGTGATCATGAATATGGCGGTCAACGCAGCTGACGCTATGCCCGGAGGCGGTTTGCTGACCATTGAGACAGCAGCGGTGGAGCTCGATGAAAGTTATGTGGCTGAACACCAGGGAATGGCCCCGGGCGCGTATGTCATGCTGGCCATCAGCGACACGGGAACAGGCATGGATGACGAGATTCTCAACCAGGTGTTCGAGCCGTTTTTCTCCACCAAGGGAGAGCAGGGGACAGGACTCGGGCTGGCAACGGTCTACGGTATCATCAAACAGCATGGCGGTAATATATGGGTCTACAGCGAACCCGGTGAAGGCTCGACTTTCAAGGTCTATCTACCAGTTTCCGAGGGAGAACATATCGAAGTGAAAACCAGCAAAAAGAACCTGGTCGATGTGAAGGGCTCCGAAACCATATTGCTGGTGGAAGATAACGAACAGGTGCGCAATCTCACTCATGCCATTCTTAAACGGCAGGGGTATGAGGTCCTTGTGGCAAAAAACGGGGCCGAAGCACTGGCGGTCCAGGCGTCGCACGGTGAATCGGTCCATCTGTTATTGACAGATGTGGTCATGCCCGAAATGAACGGCAAAGAGCTGTTCACTGGAATGATTGAAAAACACCCGGACATGAAGGTGCTTTATATGTCAGGCTACACCGAAAACGTGATCGCCAATCGCGGTGTGCTGGAAGAAGGTATCGCCTTCATCCAGAAACCGTTCACCATCCAGGCCATGGCCGCAAAGATCCGGGAAGTGCTGGAGCAGGAATAAGGTGGGGGAGCGAATTGGGCCGGTTCCAGAGCTGACCTTAATGTAATCCTTCCGAAAGTTGACTCGGTCTATTTTACTGCCAGTTTTTCCTGGCTGGTGGCAATGATCGAGGCCGGGAGAGTGTTGATCAGGTAGGGCAGGATTAATACCAGGACCAGGCCGAGTGAAAAATGCCCTCTGAAAGTGATCATATCCACAGAAAAACGTACAAGAAAGAACAGTAAAGAGAATATCAATGTTGAGATCGCGGTAAATATCTGGTAGGACCGGCGCAGGGCCTGGTGTGTCAATTGTGTCTCTCGCTCGTCGAGGTTATCAATGTCCGTATGGACGAGTTTCCAAAGCCCGGTTTTCACATAGGTCCAGGCAAAACTGACTGCAACGATGGCCGTGGTCATGAGGGCTGCCACGATCAATGCAAGATTCCATCCCCTGTACTCCCCGTGCAGAAAAATTGCGGCCGTGAGGATCATGGATGAATAGTTTATTCCTACACCCGCGCGAAGGCGTGTCCGAGATATGAATCGCTCCATTACCATTACTTCCTTTTGTTTGTGTTGAAGTCATCCCGGTCGTCTCTGCCAAGGATCTCTTCGCTGAGCGGCTTCATCGGTACGGCAGAAAAAATCATCTCGACCGGAAGTCCGAAAACCTTGCTGATACGAAGCGCGAGATCGAGGCTTGGATTATATTCTTCACGCTCCAGGTAGCCTACGGTCTGGAAATTGACGCCGATCATCCCGGCCAGATCCTGCCTTGAAATACTACGCTCATGTCTAAGGATGGAGATCCTGTTATATAGTTTTCTTGATTTCATGTTGTAAATATACAACATAATTATATATATATGCAACAAAAATTTGCAAATTTCCAAAAAATAAATATATCCAGATTCGAATCGTCTTTCGATGCCTGCTGAATTAAAGTACAAACATCTTGATGCAATACGTTGTTCAGGACTAGTATGACCTCACTTGGAATCATATTACTTCTATTTACAGGAAAGAGGGCGCAATGAAAAAAGCACTCATCATTATATCGATAATAATTGTTTTGATAGTCGTCGGAGTGTTCATGTTGTTGTCGAATCTCAATTCGCTTGTCGCGAAGGCCATAGAGAAGAACGGCACAGAGGCCACACAGACCCGTGTCACCGTCTCGGGAGTGGAACTCAAGCTTCGAGATGGTCGCGGTTCGATCAAGGGCCTGAAGGTAGCCAGTCCGGACGGATTCAAGGCGTCAGATGCCTTTTCGCTTCAGGATATCACGGTCGGTATCGATGTCGAGAGTCTTCGGAGTGAACCGATAGTCATCACCGAGATCCTCATACAGGCCCCCGTCGTCAATGCAGAGATATTGAAGAATGGAGAATCGAATATTGAGGAGCTTCGCAAGCGGGTACAGGCATTTTCCGGAAATTCTTCCAGCGGACCTGTGGATGACAGCGGGCAGGCGGCCGGGCAGGCAAAAAGGATACGGATCGATCAATTTATATTTGAAAAGGGCAGTATAAATATCGATGCATCCGAACTGGGTCTGGAAAAGCGTACGATAGATCTTCCGGAGATCAGGCTCTCCAATATCGGAGGGGCTGAAGGCGCTACACCCGACGAGATAACGAAGATCATTCTTGGGGCCGTAGCTGAAAAGGTATCGGCCGAGATAGCAGGCTCCGAGCTGAGGGGACTGATCGAGGATAAGCTGGGTGGTTCGATCAAGGAGAAATCAAAAGAGCTGCTGGACAAGATCGGTGGCTAGGCCGGAAGGGATAACTGGAATCTGCGTCTACAGCAATAGAAGGGGACTACAGGTGAAAACGACACATCGAACCGGAATCATATTCTCTCTGACTCTCATGCTTGTACTCTCTGGATGTGTGACGCTCCAGGAGGACCTTGCTGCTGTATTGAGCGGAGATCCGGGCAGGGAAGGTCCGCTGGACGAGGGGACAGTCATTGCAGGGATCAAAGAGGCTCTGAAAGTCGGAACGAACAACTCGGTATTGTCCACCTCCAGGATTGACGGATTCCTGGGAAATCAACTTATCCGGATAGCTCTTCCTGAACAGCTGCAATCTATGGCTACCACCCTTCGTGGGATAGGACTCGGAGGTAAAGTCGATGAGCTCGAGGTCGGCATGAACCGTGCCGCTGAGCTGGCTGCGGGAGAAGCGAGGGAAGTGCTGTGGAGCGCAATCACCGGGATGAGTGTCGCTGATGCCTTCGGAATACTGAGAGGCCATGATACGGCAGCCACCGATTACTTTCACGAAAAGACACACGAGACACTTCAGGCCAGGTTTCGTCCGATAGTCCACGCGAAGATCCAGGAGATAGGGTTGTCACGTCTGTACGGACAGGCTGCGGATGCTTACAACAGTCTTTCATTTACAGAGGGACCGCGACTTGTGGATCTTGATGATTATGTCACGGAAAGGGCTATGAGCGGATTGTTCACGGTTCTCGCCGGAGAGGAACAGAAGATCAGAAAGGATCCTCTTGCGCGGACGACCGATCTTCTGAAGCGTGTTTTCGGGAACTGATGAATTGAAAATGGGGAACAGGAAATGGGAATAAGACAAGCCTTCGAAAGGAACAGGTCCATGAATCGACACCAGTACATTTCTGG contains these protein-coding regions:
- a CDS encoding DUF4197 domain-containing protein: MKTTHRTGIIFSLTLMLVLSGCVTLQEDLAAVLSGDPGREGPLDEGTVIAGIKEALKVGTNNSVLSTSRIDGFLGNQLIRIALPEQLQSMATTLRGIGLGGKVDELEVGMNRAAELAAGEAREVLWSAITGMSVADAFGILRGHDTAATDYFHEKTHETLQARFRPIVHAKIQEIGLSRLYGQAADAYNSLSFTEGPRLVDLDDYVTERAMSGLFTVLAGEEQKIRKDPLARTTDLLKRVFGN
- a CDS encoding PAS domain S-box protein, giving the protein MRRSPIPFVVGLGLLVMAAVVYSLFTGARMARRYVPLVDAVMEIKFEAAIGHLWVEEVINGDRNEDFDAALEYIDRSAWYARAMLAGGEAPEGIIIPLRDPDLRLEIEEVLTKIEEFHSIAEKRWAEKAQSGTGSDIDQRFDRVFEDLLMQANDVKIELQGVMARGLFWFRVVQSLLIALCLGLSVLIGVVFRRYERRKMFDISAIQKSETNLSITLDSIGDAVIVTDSKGCVTRMNPVAVALTGWADADARGRSLNEVFHIINSITREEVETPMARVLREGVVVGLANHTALIALDGTERQIADSGAPIRDADGKVVGVVLVFRDVSKVYTKDKQLRESEEEIKVAKEFAESLIETANTLIITLDSEACIRTFNKCAEELTGYNKTEVMGKNWFDLFIPRRDRESLPEVFKDVLELMPEASRHENPILTKKGEERLISWNNNILRDSSGNIYAVLSIGIDITEHRRVESERERLMHAIEQVKESIVITDAEGTIQYINPIFEQVTGYSSEEVIGQNPHVLKSGKHNDAFYSDMWEMLASGKTWHGRLVNKKKDGSLFTEDATISPVRDDSGKTINYVAVKRDITDHIRLEQQYQQAQRVESIGRLAGGVAHDLNNLLTPILGYGEILLADLGPDEARRESVDEILSAGFRARDLVRQLLAFSRKQTLEYKPLDINKVIKNFKKLVRRSVPEDINIEIIPSPDIQTVMADIGQVEQVIMNMAVNAADAMPGGGLLTIETAAVELDESYVAEHQGMAPGAYVMLAISDTGTGMDDEILNQVFEPFFSTKGEQGTGLGLATVYGIIKQHGGNIWVYSEPGEGSTFKVYLPVSEGEHIEVKTSKKNLVDVKGSETILLVEDNEQVRNLTHAILKRQGYEVLVAKNGAEALAVQASHGESVHLLLTDVVMPEMNGKELFTGMIEKHPDMKVLYMSGYTENVIANRGVLEEGIAFIQKPFTIQAMAAKIREVLEQE
- a CDS encoding helix-turn-helix transcriptional regulator, which encodes MKSRKLYNRISILRHERSISRQDLAGMIGVNFQTVGYLEREEYNPSLDLALRISKVFGLPVEMIFSAVPMKPLSEEILGRDDRDDFNTNKRK
- a CDS encoding AsmA family protein, whose product is MKKALIIISIIIVLIVVGVFMLLSNLNSLVAKAIEKNGTEATQTRVTVSGVELKLRDGRGSIKGLKVASPDGFKASDAFSLQDITVGIDVESLRSEPIVITEILIQAPVVNAEILKNGESNIEELRKRVQAFSGNSSSGPVDDSGQAAGQAKRIRIDQFIFEKGSINIDASELGLEKRTIDLPEIRLSNIGGAEGATPDEITKIILGAVAEKVSAEIAGSELRGLIEDKLGGSIKEKSKELLDKIGG